The Carnobacterium sp. 17-4 genome has a window encoding:
- a CDS encoding L-cystine transporter — MTNLYIGIVLVLFIAVLIGFWQLQKKHIKFSTRVFIALGSGVLFGAILQVIFGSGSEVTTQSIEWIDIVGSGYVKFLQMLIMPLIFVSIVGAFTKIEGSKNLGKISFNVLATLLATTAVAALIGIASVMVFNLDGAEFSQGTAETARIAELSEREAQVADLSIPEQILEFIPVNFFADLSNSRSTSTIAVVIFSAFVGIAYLGVHKKDPEAGEFFAKLIRSLYAIVMRIVTLVLRLTPYGIFALMTKALATSDFNALLNLGVFVIASYAAIIVMFIIHMIILIGLKVNPIQYLKKTFTVLSFAFTARSSAGALPLNIETQTKALGVDEASANFSGTFGLSIGQNGCAGIYPAMLAAIVAPAAGIDVFSPAYILTIMAVVTISSFGVAGVGGGATFAALIVLGSLNLPVAIVGLVISVEPIIDMGRTMLNVNDSIIAGIVSSKRLKTFDEAIFNDDSAVVKSDI, encoded by the coding sequence ATGACAAATCTTTATATAGGTATTGTATTGGTATTATTTATTGCTGTACTTATTGGATTCTGGCAATTACAAAAAAAACACATAAAATTTTCAACACGTGTTTTTATTGCTTTAGGATCAGGTGTTTTATTTGGAGCTATTTTACAAGTGATCTTTGGCTCTGGTAGTGAAGTAACAACGCAATCGATCGAATGGATCGATATTGTTGGATCTGGTTACGTTAAATTTCTACAAATGTTGATCATGCCATTGATTTTTGTATCCATTGTAGGAGCTTTTACAAAAATTGAAGGGTCTAAAAACCTTGGTAAAATCAGTTTTAACGTATTAGCAACATTGCTTGCTACAACAGCAGTAGCGGCCTTAATAGGGATAGCTAGTGTAATGGTGTTTAACTTAGACGGAGCAGAATTTAGTCAAGGTACTGCTGAAACTGCACGAATTGCAGAATTAAGTGAAAGAGAAGCACAAGTAGCAGATTTAAGTATTCCTGAACAAATTTTAGAATTTATTCCTGTTAATTTCTTTGCGGATCTATCTAATTCTCGCTCTACAAGTACAATCGCTGTTGTTATCTTTTCAGCTTTTGTCGGCATAGCGTACTTAGGTGTTCATAAAAAAGATCCAGAAGCTGGAGAATTTTTTGCTAAACTAATTAGAAGTTTATATGCTATTGTCATGCGTATTGTTACACTAGTATTGCGTTTAACACCATATGGAATTTTTGCATTGATGACTAAAGCATTAGCGACGAGTGATTTTAATGCATTGCTTAACCTAGGTGTATTTGTAATTGCTTCATATGCAGCAATTATTGTTATGTTCATCATTCATATGATTATTTTGATTGGTTTAAAAGTAAACCCTATTCAATACTTGAAAAAGACTTTTACAGTATTAAGTTTTGCATTTACTGCACGTTCTAGTGCGGGAGCATTACCTTTAAATATTGAAACACAAACAAAAGCATTAGGTGTGGATGAAGCTTCTGCGAATTTCTCTGGAACGTTCGGCTTGTCTATCGGACAAAACGGTTGTGCAGGTATTTATCCAGCAATGTTGGCAGCTATTGTAGCGCCAGCAGCCGGTATAGATGTTTTTAGTCCAGCGTATATTCTTACAATCATGGCTGTCGTTACAATTAGTTCATTTGGTGTTGCTGGTGTAGGTGGCGGAGCAACATTTGCTGCGTTAATTGTATTAGGATCATTAAACTTACCTGTAGCAATTGTCGGATTAGTTATTTCCGTAGAGCCTATTATCGATATGGGTCGTACTATGTTAAATGTAAATGACAGTATCATAGCTGGTATTGTTTCATCTAAACGATTAAAAACATTTGATGAAGCGATTTTCAACGATGACTCTGCAGTTGTAAAGTCTGATATCTAA
- a CDS encoding ABC transporter permease, whose product MNIHENFKMAVDSIFSNKLRSILTMLGIIIGIAAVIAILAVGNGATSEITKTFNDFGASTISLSVSDEASFDATITDADIEALKSSIPEITRISPDNTANTTVRSDFENRSALAFSGTPDLQYTNQSMESTIVAGRYFNQNDYEDAKEVVVISEDTATALFNGRQDVIGETIQLIGNTGNVLNLKIIGIVEGTFQELQGSFDLSQMPLSLALPLTTMEKLNPAVAVINSLTVQVTDKDAIESVSNRMVRLLETRHDFVGDDYYTATNFLQALDQVDSVLGLFVNFIAAVAAIALLVGGIGVMNIMLVSVTERTREIGTRKALGATTNTILFQFLMEAVILTLIGGIIGLVLGILLANGISNALDIVPNITLGSVILVLLFSTAVGIFFGIYPARKAAKLDPIEALRYE is encoded by the coding sequence ATGAATATTCATGAAAATTTTAAAATGGCCGTCGATAGTATCTTTTCAAATAAATTACGCTCTATTTTAACGATGTTAGGCATTATTATAGGAATTGCTGCTGTTATCGCTATCCTAGCTGTAGGAAATGGTGCAACTTCAGAGATCACAAAAACGTTTAATGATTTTGGCGCATCTACTATTTCGTTGTCCGTCAGCGATGAAGCATCTTTTGATGCAACAATTACAGATGCAGATATTGAAGCTCTAAAAAGTTCCATTCCAGAAATCACACGTATCTCTCCAGATAATACAGCGAATACTACTGTGAGGTCTGATTTTGAAAACCGTTCAGCTTTAGCCTTTAGTGGTACACCAGATTTGCAATACACAAACCAGTCAATGGAAAGCACTATTGTTGCTGGTCGGTATTTCAATCAAAATGATTATGAGGATGCAAAAGAAGTCGTTGTAATCAGCGAAGATACCGCTACAGCTCTATTCAATGGCCGCCAAGACGTTATTGGTGAAACGATCCAGCTGATTGGAAATACAGGAAACGTGTTGAACTTAAAAATCATAGGAATCGTAGAGGGAACCTTTCAAGAATTACAAGGATCATTTGACCTAAGTCAAATGCCTTTATCCTTAGCACTTCCCCTTACAACAATGGAAAAGTTAAATCCTGCTGTAGCTGTTATCAATAGTTTAACGGTTCAAGTAACGGATAAGGACGCGATAGAATCTGTCTCTAATCGTATGGTTCGTTTATTAGAAACCAGACATGACTTTGTAGGTGATGATTACTATACAGCAACTAATTTTTTACAAGCTTTAGATCAAGTCGATTCTGTATTAGGTTTATTCGTCAACTTTATAGCTGCCGTCGCAGCCATTGCTTTATTAGTAGGCGGAATCGGTGTTATGAATATTATGCTGGTATCCGTGACCGAACGCACGCGGGAAATCGGAACAAGAAAAGCTTTAGGTGCTACAACTAATACAATTCTTTTCCAATTCTTAATGGAAGCCGTCATCTTAACTTTGATTGGCGGAATCATTGGACTTGTATTGGGTATACTTCTTGCAAATGGTATTTCCAACGCCTTAGATATTGTACCTAATATCACTTTAGGTTCTGTTATTTTAGTACTCCTTTTCTCTACTGCTGTTGGGATATTCTTTGGTATCTACCCAGCTCGAAAAGCAGCAAAGTTAGATCCAATAGAAGCCTTAAGATACGAATAA
- a CDS encoding metallophosphoesterase — protein sequence MKRELFAIGDVHGQITLFQQMLTNWNEETQQLLLIGDLGDRGENPKDCFILAQSLVEKKDAIYLKGNHEDMLLAFLKHPEQNYDLYCLNGGMKTLETFLHPGLDAEYSPTEIVMFLNSRYPTLQPFLESLPLYYEWGRFLFVHAGVDLSKSDWHQTSSEDYVWIRDVFHKAKNTTGKIIVFGHTITPFLYGDNQTTDLWIKDNKIGIDGGAVYGGALHGVLFNEKELVRDIKLDNKGYVWDGLT from the coding sequence ATGAAGAGAGAACTGTTTGCAATTGGAGATGTTCATGGTCAAATTACACTGTTCCAACAAATGCTAACAAACTGGAATGAAGAAACACAGCAGTTGCTTTTGATTGGTGATTTAGGAGACCGGGGAGAGAACCCAAAAGACTGTTTCATATTGGCACAATCACTTGTAGAAAAAAAAGACGCCATTTACTTAAAAGGAAATCATGAAGACATGTTATTAGCTTTTTTGAAACATCCTGAACAGAACTATGATTTGTATTGTTTGAACGGTGGGATGAAAACTCTTGAAACTTTCTTGCATCCGGGGTTAGATGCGGAATATTCGCCTACAGAAATCGTGATGTTTTTAAATAGTCGATACCCTACCTTGCAACCATTCCTTGAGTCATTGCCTCTTTACTATGAATGGGGACGTTTTTTATTTGTTCATGCAGGAGTTGACTTATCAAAAAGTGACTGGCATCAAACATCTAGTGAAGATTATGTCTGGATTCGAGATGTATTTCATAAAGCGAAAAATACTACCGGAAAGATCATTGTATTTGGCCATACGATTACACCATTTTTATATGGAGACAATCAAACGACTGATTTATGGATAAAAGATAACAAAATAGGAATAGATGGAGGAGCTGTATACGGTGGTGCACTTCATGGGGTACTATTTAATGAAAAAGAATTAGTTAGAGATATCAAATTAGACAATAAAGGTTACGTCTGGGATGGATTGACATAA
- a CDS encoding ABC transporter ATP-binding protein, with translation MIQVKDIVKTYTTGSETLVALDSISLEIMAGEFTAIMGPSGSGKSTLMNIIGLLDRFDSGTYILNGQNVSDLTDNESAKVRNKEIGFVFQSFNLMPRMSVLENVALPLVYAGVKPKERKERALAALERVGLSNRVKHKPNEISGGQKQRVAIARAIVNEPSVLMADEPTGNLDSKTTVDIMRIFQELNAEGTTIVMVTHEPEVALYTKRIVTFRDGALVNDQLQQNKLM, from the coding sequence ATGATTCAGGTTAAAGATATTGTTAAGACCTATACAACCGGTTCGGAAACTTTGGTAGCTTTGGACTCTATTTCTCTGGAAATAATGGCTGGTGAATTTACAGCAATAATGGGTCCTAGTGGATCTGGCAAATCAACTTTAATGAACATAATAGGTTTATTAGACCGTTTTGATTCAGGTACTTATATACTGAATGGACAAAATGTCAGCGATTTAACCGACAATGAAAGTGCAAAAGTTCGGAACAAAGAAATTGGTTTTGTCTTTCAATCCTTTAATTTAATGCCTCGGATGTCCGTTTTAGAAAATGTTGCGTTGCCTTTAGTCTATGCGGGCGTAAAACCGAAAGAAAGGAAAGAACGTGCTTTAGCGGCCTTAGAACGAGTTGGATTAAGCAATCGCGTCAAGCATAAGCCAAACGAAATTTCTGGTGGTCAAAAACAACGTGTTGCCATTGCTCGAGCAATCGTAAATGAACCTTCTGTTTTGATGGCGGATGAACCTACTGGAAATCTTGATTCTAAAACAACTGTTGATATCATGCGTATTTTTCAAGAGTTAAATGCTGAAGGAACAACCATCGTGATGGTCACTCATGAGCCTGAAGTAGCGTTGTACACTAAACGAATTGTTACATTTAGAGACGGCGCATTAGTAAACGATCAGCTGCAGCAGAACAAATTAATGTAG
- a CDS encoding efflux RND transporter periplasmic adaptor subunit translates to MNWKKGLGIVAAIAVLAFIIYSVTESNTTDEMIKVQTAKVTQESIEERLNTTGLIESAQTQSVFGQGMVQEVSVSVGDAVEEGDVLISYSDGTNQTAEFSGTVTSVNARDNQIDLSSQSGDPAISLANLTNLQVVVDLSKSDAQLVKEGQVALLTSGEDVFNGTVSQLDPIATTITNQTGTPAATLKSIISFDTPPENLFVGFDIDVDIITNTAENVLAIPIESLMYDADNKPYVYVVENGQAIATTIETGIQSTTHVEVTDGLTLDQSIVLSPDDTIQDGTKVTID, encoded by the coding sequence ATGAATTGGAAAAAAGGACTTGGAATAGTTGCAGCAATCGCGGTCTTAGCATTTATTATTTACAGTGTCACAGAATCCAATACGACAGATGAAATGATAAAGGTACAAACAGCAAAAGTAACACAAGAATCAATTGAAGAACGGTTAAACACAACTGGATTAATTGAATCTGCTCAAACTCAGTCTGTCTTTGGCCAAGGTATGGTCCAAGAGGTATCTGTAAGTGTTGGCGATGCCGTTGAGGAGGGTGATGTCCTCATTTCATATAGCGATGGAACAAATCAAACTGCTGAATTCAGCGGAACCGTTACATCTGTTAATGCACGAGACAACCAAATAGATCTTAGCAGTCAAAGTGGCGATCCAGCTATTTCACTAGCTAATTTGACTAATCTACAAGTTGTGGTTGATCTCAGCAAATCAGATGCTCAACTTGTTAAAGAAGGTCAAGTTGCGCTTTTGACTTCTGGAGAAGATGTATTTAATGGAACTGTCTCTCAACTTGATCCTATCGCTACTACCATAACCAATCAAACGGGTACACCTGCTGCTACTTTAAAATCTATTATTTCCTTTGATACACCACCAGAGAATTTATTTGTAGGTTTCGATATTGATGTTGATATCATAACCAATACCGCAGAAAACGTTTTGGCCATTCCCATAGAATCTTTAATGTACGACGCAGACAATAAACCCTATGTTTATGTTGTAGAGAATGGACAAGCCATTGCTACAACAATAGAAACAGGTATTCAATCCACTACTCATGTAGAAGTAACAGATGGATTGACTTTAGATCAAAGCATTGTGTTATCACCAGATGATACAATTCAAGATGGTACCAAAGTGACCATTGACTAG
- a CDS encoding DUF1576 domain-containing protein, giving the protein MKKVRILPLQDENPIVMERIKYSIAFLFALTLVGLALNFNTLEEIWYGSLKILISPANLVTDYFKLANVGAALINAALMIIKSLFIIRSTKVPLSGPLFAAIFTIAGFSLFGKNLFNSIPIILGVLLYAKLTRTPFKNYLLSALYGTALGPLVSEVAFNSGFSFFTGIFLGCVAGAIVGLILPPLSRHFASFHKGFSLYNIGFTAGIIGMAFIAFFRAYGIEVDTVHLVSSGYNQPLSIYLYSLFILLFSGGLYFNGGSFSGYGSFLKEDGKGGSDFIEHYGLGLTLINMALLGFLTTTLVLVVRGELNGPVIGGIFTVVGFGAFGKHVKNVFPILLGVLLGGWLTSTELTSTSFLLTALFGTTLAPVSGHYGVIAGVLAGSLHMVIVTNISYLHAGMNLYNNGFSGGFTAAIIVPLLEVVFFHKNNRKNKELIKPIINIEPIEDIKKTK; this is encoded by the coding sequence ATGAAAAAAGTAAGAATCTTACCGTTACAGGATGAAAATCCAATAGTAATGGAAAGAATAAAATACAGTATTGCTTTTTTATTCGCTCTTACACTAGTCGGACTAGCGCTAAATTTCAATACACTTGAAGAAATTTGGTATGGAAGTCTTAAAATTCTTATTTCTCCAGCTAATTTAGTAACGGACTATTTTAAACTCGCAAATGTTGGTGCTGCACTTATTAATGCAGCATTGATGATCATAAAAAGTTTATTCATTATCCGTTCAACGAAAGTTCCGCTATCTGGTCCATTATTTGCTGCCATTTTTACGATAGCAGGATTTTCTTTATTTGGTAAAAATTTGTTTAATTCTATTCCGATAATTTTAGGTGTATTATTGTATGCTAAACTGACACGTACACCCTTTAAAAATTATTTGTTATCTGCTTTATATGGGACTGCTTTAGGTCCATTAGTGAGTGAGGTAGCATTTAATAGCGGATTTTCATTTTTTACAGGAATTTTTTTAGGTTGTGTAGCAGGAGCCATAGTGGGTCTGATTTTACCTCCTCTATCACGTCATTTTGCTAGTTTTCACAAAGGGTTTAGTCTTTACAATATTGGATTTACGGCTGGAATTATTGGCATGGCTTTTATTGCATTTTTTAGAGCTTACGGAATAGAAGTGGATACGGTTCATTTAGTGTCAAGTGGTTATAACCAACCTTTATCCATTTATCTTTATAGTTTATTTATTTTATTATTCAGTGGCGGACTTTATTTTAATGGTGGTTCGTTTTCCGGATACGGCAGTTTTTTGAAAGAAGATGGAAAAGGCGGATCAGATTTTATAGAGCACTATGGTTTAGGATTGACTTTAATAAATATGGCTTTGCTAGGTTTTCTGACCACTACGTTGGTTTTAGTTGTAAGAGGAGAATTAAACGGCCCAGTTATTGGAGGAATATTTACAGTAGTTGGTTTTGGAGCTTTTGGAAAACACGTGAAAAATGTTTTTCCTATTCTTTTAGGAGTATTGCTCGGAGGTTGGTTAACATCAACTGAATTAACAAGTACTAGTTTTTTACTTACAGCATTATTCGGAACAACTTTAGCACCTGTTAGCGGGCACTACGGAGTAATCGCAGGAGTTTTAGCAGGCAGTTTGCATATGGTTATTGTAACAAATATAAGTTATTTACACGCGGGTATGAACCTTTATAACAATGGCTTTTCAGGAGGATTTACAGCGGCTATAATCGTTCCATTATTAGAAGTTGTTTTCTTCCATAAAAACAATCGGAAAAATAAAGAACTAATAAAGCCTATAATTAATATTGAACCTATTGAAGATATCAAAAAGACCAAGTAA